The sequence below is a genomic window from Nitrospirota bacterium.
ACATGTTCTGTCACAGCCGTTTTGGCCAAACCGAGAAGCTCTTTCTTCTCTTCTTCGGTATAAGGGCTTTTAAACAGTCCCAGAGAGGCATAGCCTACTACCTTTCCTTTTTCTCCGGTGACATCCCCTGAATTTGCGTAATTGAACAGTGCACCATATGTCGCACCGAGCCTCTTTGCCACCTCCAACGAGATAATGACAGGAAACGAACCGCACAGTTCAGCCTCGCCGTTCTGCAGGAGCTGACCTGCGTGCATGGAAGAAAGTCTCTCGAGAGCAGAGATAATTCTGTTGTCCATGGCCAGCGCCTTCTGATAGCTGTGATAATGGGAAAGGTCTGTGCTTGCGATGATTAAGGTTTTTTCGTCCACCATTGCTGTCAGTTTTGATACAAGATGGTCGAACGTCTGTTTTGTCGGGGAACCGATAAGGATAGGGACTATTGCAAAGTCTTCAAGGACTGTCTGAAGAAAGGGAAGCTGTACTTCCAGAGAATGTTCACGCGCAAACGCCTCAGGATAAAACCTTACGTCCGCACTTTCGTTCAGGAGGCGGGATGCCAGTTTTTCATGTATATTTACATCACCGAGCGGTGTCCTGAATTTCCCTTTTGCAAAGACTGATGCACCCTTAAATCCTGTGTGATGACTCGCACCTATAAGGATTACATTTTTTATGGCACTTCCGCTGATTTCCCTGTACCCGTAGGCAGCGACCTGTCCCGAATACCGGTATCCTGCATGCGGCGAAATCAGCGCGATGAGCCGGCCGTCCCATTGCCCTTTTTTTGCCCCTGAAATAAAGGCATCAACAGAATCCTTCAGTTCCTTGCTGTCTGCAGGATAGAATGTTCCGGCAACGGCAGGTTCTTTCACCTGTTCGGTGCATCCGGAAGAGAAAGGGGTGAGGACGAGCATACAGAGGAAGAGAAGGCTCATGAGCGTTTTCGGGGAAGAAAAAGCGTCGCTGAAATAATGTCTTGATACGATGACATATTTTGACATAATTCCCCTTCCTCCAAACATCAATCGAGCCTTTTCCAGAACATGGCTTCCTTCATCTGCGGTGCAGGTTTCTTCTCTGCCTTCACTTTTTTCCCGAATAGGGCGAGCATGGCCCCCAGTAAAAGTGTCTTTAAAAAAACT
It includes:
- the amrB gene encoding AmmeMemoRadiSam system protein B, coding for MSKYVIVSRHYFSDAFSSPKTLMSLLFLCMLVLTPFSSGCTEQVKEPAVAGTFYPADSKELKDSVDAFISGAKKGQWDGRLIALISPHAGYRYSGQVAAYGYREISGSAIKNVILIGASHHTGFKGASVFAKGKFRTPLGDVNIHEKLASRLLNESADVRFYPEAFAREHSLEVQLPFLQTVLEDFAIVPILIGSPTKQTFDHLVSKLTAMVDEKTLIIASTDLSHYHSYQKALAMDNRIISALERLSSMHAGQLLQNGEAELCGSFPVIISLEVAKRLGATYGALFNYANSGDVTGEKGKVVGYASLGLFKSPYTEEEKKELLGLAKTAVTEHVTSGKTPEPETVNRKFKTDGAVFVTIKKKGSLRGCIGHVQAVMPLYQSVIKNAVAASSGDPRFPPMTRDELPDVDIEVSVLSPLNPLKDIDDIQIGRHGLVIRKSSQSGLLLPQVASEQGWDRGTFLEQICAKAGLPKDAWKAAELFTFTAETIK